The Epinephelus lanceolatus isolate andai-2023 chromosome 13, ASM4190304v1, whole genome shotgun sequence genomic interval GCCTGGTGCTGAGTCAGTGGCTCGGCATCCTCACCACCATCCTGGGTCTGGTGATAGTGGGCCTCGCCGACTTCTTCAACGGGACCAAAGACGAACAGCACAAGctcagtgatgtcatcacaggtGAGGCGGATGTTGGATTGGAGTAGTGTTGCAAACAAAGTGAAGCTGTTATGTGGTGAAATAAAAAAGCAGTGAATTAAACACTACTCTCCTCTGTCCTGCAGGCGACCTCCTCATCATCATGGCTCAGGTTATAGTTTCAGTGCAGATGGTCCTGGAGGAAAAGTTTGTCTACAGACATGACGTCCATCCTCTTCGGGCTGTTGGTACTGAAGGTACGGCTGTGCTTCACCTGCAGTTACATGTGACTTGTTTTGACCTTAAACTGTGGTATTAATCTGGAACCTCTCGAGGTGGAtctgggacagagacagagaagtaCACAAGTAGAACAAACCAACGTTCTGAACATTTAACTGGAACTACCCCCATTTTTGAATgaacatgttattcctatggtccaagacagtccaaaaatattaggaAACATGAACAGCTCCCTCTGAAattccaaaaactagagtgctcaAACttaaatctgtgacatcatgaagTCTGTAACTGTTCAGACAATGAATTAACATGTTATAGCAACCAGACTTGTCTTGTTTGCACTCTGATTTAGGATTTCCCAAACTTTTCTTCTTGCTGCACCTCGTCTTTTGTAACACAAAGTTTGTCCCCTTCCTGTTACAAAAGCCACATGGCGAGAATCGAAGACATGATCCCTTCGATATTTTCCAGTGTTGCTGTTTTATGTCactcttaaaggggaactgatgttttttttcaacctgggccctattttctgatctacttctgtctaaatgagtgatagtaTGTTCAAtatgacatttctccagtacgaagctcaggctgacctgcctgcagcccgtgagcgtgtgctatattaaataatagggcactggGACAGCGTCAAACatcgtcaaaatacgtccactaaaagtgcatttttttaacacagataggctcggattgttagtataattatctgacaacataacggaaaggagaaatgaacgtctgtgtttaccttcagctggattcggacatgttcctttGCCTGTGtctgcttcctctctctcctcgtccactcttcagtttcaatgagctctgcctccgtgtacgtccgtgtactccgtgttcaaataaatacaggcggtcatcaaattcaaatggctcatccagatccagttggtcaaaatcgggtaaaaattcagacacgtttgttgtggcaagtcaaaacactcactcagagagtgaaagtctggctctgaaatctcacgtcttgcgagatttgagttgttgcaggaagttaccgatGGAGTGACTTAACAAACGTGAGGTGTTACTCTGTTtagagtagtcatggctgaatttttacccgattttgaccaactgtaaggtcactctctgagtgagtgttttgacttgccacaacaaacatgtccgaaattttacccgattttgaccaactggatctggacaAGCCATtatgaatttgatgaccgcccatatttatttgaacacggagtacacggaccATTCATGTGCACTAGCTTGTTGCATCGTCTGacatttatctgtgtgtgtgtttccatttctTGTGCAACCAGTGAAATAAGAGTCTGTTGACTGTCACTCTGGTGGCATGGGTGGATTCAGATGAGTTAACAGCTTGACCAGACAGCACTGTTACGACATCAGATACATATGAGCATAGCTGGAGGTCTGCAGAGTATCCAGGCTTCTTTACTTCTCTTCATCGTCCTCTAACGATCATTCATGatttattttaagtgttatttGTCGAAATGTGTTCCTCTTTGTGATGATACGTTTGTTATGATGAGCCTTAATGTAGACTAATTACGGTTAACATAATCAACAGTGTAGAACACCTGTAAGTGATTGATACATGCACAGATAAAAGTCCCTCGTGTTGTCCAATCCCATTTCGTGGTTGTAACTATCTGTTACAATTGggtattaaaatgaaaaagtgaatAGTTCCAAGTTCAATTATGAATTGTGACATATACTCCATAGATAATCTGTTAATATCTGCAGAATAAAGCAAATAAGTAataagctgtttaaatgtgacaAATATTCTATGAACTATCTGTAGGTGGATTATCTATATTAAGTGTTACCAAAGTTCGTGAACCACTCTTACAAGTCATAGTAAATTCTGCTCTCTATGTCCAGGTTTCTTCGGGTTCGTCGTCCTGTCACTGCTTCTCATCCCGATGTATTTCATCTATGTCGGCGACTTCGGCCAGAACCCTCGGAACGTCCTCGAGGACGCCCTGGATGCCTTCTGTCAGATCGGGCACCAGCCTCTCATCCTGCTGGCTCTGCTGGGCAACACAGTCAGCATCGCCTTCTTCAACTTCGCCGGGATCAGCGTCACCAAAGAGATGAGCGCCACCACCCGCATGGTGCTGGACAGCCTGCGTACGCTCGTCATCTGGGTGGTGAGCCTGGCCCTGGGGTGGGAGAAATTTCAAGGCCTGCAGGTGCTGGGCTTCCTGGTCCTGCTGGTGGGCACAGGGCTCTACAATGGACTGCACCGCCCCCTGCTGTCCAGGATACCGTGCTGCGCTGGGATGGtgatgacagaggaggaggacagtgcgggagagagagagagactgctgAATAATGGCAGGGTGCAGGCCGGCGACGACAACTAGAACTTGAATGTCTCAGTGTACTGGACTTTCATGTATGCTGTCAGCGATAGtctctttttaaatgtttctcaTTCACTCAGATTTTAACTGACCTCACGATGTTGTAATATGTGGGAGTGTGTAAGCTCTTTGGAAGGagaagtttggcattttgggaaaaaaattgGGAAAAATCAATCTTCTAATTTAACTCTGTGCAAGAAAACAAATTAGCTCCCACAGACAGTAGAGAGCTCATCTTGAAGCAGCTTTTATATTAAAATATGGCTTTTTAAAGTTAGAAATGGACGTGTGtcctgaaacaaaacaaaaataatgtaaagaCAGTGTCAACATCTCCTCCTcttacatattttttatttttaaacaaaaaaaacttgaactgtcattttttttttagtgctaAATCACTAAAGCACAGGTTCATGAAAATTACTCTCACACACGATGAAAATGtccttttaaagttttattcagatttattttagtATTTCCTTTTGCTGGATCAGTGTCACATTTTTTATGATGATGTTTTAAGAAtgggttttaatttttgtaaatgttgCTGACTGTGCTGTATGACGGTGCCAAAGTGTTTCCGCTGGATGCCAACACAAACGGATGTTACAGAAGTTCAACACTTCCTTTgtaatcagactgcagggtcgTTTTCTTAATCTCAGTTTAGCGAACACAGACTGTAACGTGTGCAGGAAAGCAGTTTTAAAGAAGGCGTTTGTATGTTTGCTCTTTAAGACTTaaatttgtgttgatttatttgtgCAGAGCTCCTGCACAATTTTGATTTGCACTTATCGTAAATCCTGTTTCACCTCTATTCAAAGGTGTTGGCTGTAAGGTACACTAAGAAAAGGGAACTGTCGTGGAATAACACTTGTTAAATGATGTAACTTTAATGGCATTTTTACTCAGTGTGATGTAATCAGTTACATTACattagagattttttttttaaatacacttCTGAAACAACCCACAAAGTCTTCAAACATGTCTGTGCTGCATCATTACATCCGTACAATATTGTTTTCGTGCATTAATGGATTAGTTGatcgacagaaaattaatgtACAACAGTTTTAACAATCGACTAGCTATTTCCAGTTTCTCAAATGTTAAGATGTGCTGCTTTTGGTGCCTCCACAGCCTTTTCTCAGGTTGTCCAACTGTACATTTGTACGCACATCCCATTCTCCTGAGcatggtatctcaagaacaccttcaggggatttcttcagatttggcacaaacgtccactca includes:
- the slc35f6 gene encoding solute carrier family 35 member F6, translating into MAWTKYQLFLAGLMLTTGSLNTLSAKWADTFQAKGCHDDGDHRFNHPFVQAVGMFLGELSCIAVFYILLCHDKRRPEPQMNPGQSFNPLLFFPPAMCDMLATSIMYVALNMTSASSFQMLRGAVIIFTGLLSVAFLGRRLVLSQWLGILTTILGLVIVGLADFFNGTKDEQHKLSDVITGDLLIIMAQVIVSVQMVLEEKFVYRHDVHPLRAVGTEGFFGFVVLSLLLIPMYFIYVGDFGQNPRNVLEDALDAFCQIGHQPLILLALLGNTVSIAFFNFAGISVTKEMSATTRMVLDSLRTLVIWVVSLALGWEKFQGLQVLGFLVLLVGTGLYNGLHRPLLSRIPCCAGMVMTEEEDSAGERERLLNNGRVQAGDDN